One window of the Pararge aegeria chromosome 22, ilParAegt1.1, whole genome shotgun sequence genome contains the following:
- the LOC120633811 gene encoding uncharacterized protein LOC120633811 isoform X2, with product MKLLCGITLLALYNAVTSTPRMAGVARCANVWDEGCVSGQLQGAGRDDDFVSGDFSPGKRCAGAGGSACAGGARDSAVFPARDSWGDLSLHGRLRDLLEKLARP from the exons ATGAAGTTGCTGTGCGGAATAACGCTGCTCGCCCTCTACAACGCGGTGACGAGTACGCCGCGGATGGCAG GAGTCGCGCGCTGCGCCAACGTGTGGGACGAGGGCTGCGTGTCGGGCCAGCTGCAGGGCGCCG GGCGCGACGACGACTTCGTGAGCGGCGACTTCAGCCCCGGCAAGCGCTGCGCCGGCGCGGGGGGCTCGGCCTGCGCCGGCGGCGCGCGGGACTCCGCAG TGTTCCCAGCGCGAGACAGCTGGGGCGACCTCTCCCTGCACGGCCGGCTGCGAGACCTGCTTGAGAAGCTCGCGCGCCCGTGA
- the LOC120633623 gene encoding mitochondrial pyruvate carrier 2-like isoform X1 yields MSKVYKAVVAVADRFVPSKLRPLWEHDAGPKTIFFWAPAFKWGLVLAGLGDLRRPVEALSLPQCGSLAATGLVWSRYSLVIIPKNYSLFAVNVFVAVTNLYQMGRAYRHQRALKAKPQ; encoded by the exons ATGTCGAAAGTGTACAAGGCGGTGGTAGCTGTGGCCGACAGGTTCGTGCCGTCCAAACTGCGGCCGCTGTGGGAGCACGACGCGG GTCCCAAAACCATCTTCTTCTGGGCCCCAGCTTTCAAATGG GGGCTGGTGCTGGCGGGGCTGGGCGACCTGCGCCGGCCGGTGGAGGCGCTGTCGCTGCCGCAGTGCGGCTCGCTGGCCGCCACGGGGCTGGTGTGGTCGCGCTACTCGCTCGTCATCATCCCCAAGAACTACAGCCTGTTCGCGGTCAACGTGTTCGTGGCCGTCACCAACCTGTACCAGATGGGGCGCGCTTACCGCCACCAGCGCGCGCTCAAGGCCAAGCCGCAGTAG
- the LOC120633811 gene encoding uncharacterized protein LOC120633811 isoform X3 has product MKLLCGITLLALYNAVTSTPRMAGVARCANVWDEGCVSGQLQGAGRDDDFVSGDFSPGKRCAGAGGSACAGGARDSAARDSWGDLSLHGRLRDLLEKLARP; this is encoded by the exons ATGAAGTTGCTGTGCGGAATAACGCTGCTCGCCCTCTACAACGCGGTGACGAGTACGCCGCGGATGGCAG GAGTCGCGCGCTGCGCCAACGTGTGGGACGAGGGCTGCGTGTCGGGCCAGCTGCAGGGCGCCG GGCGCGACGACGACTTCGTGAGCGGCGACTTCAGCCCCGGCAAGCGCTGCGCCGGCGCGGGGGGCTCGGCCTGCGCCGGCGGCGCGCGGGACTCCGCAG CGCGAGACAGCTGGGGCGACCTCTCCCTGCACGGCCGGCTGCGAGACCTGCTTGAGAAGCTCGCGCGCCCGTGA
- the LOC120633811 gene encoding uncharacterized protein LOC120633811 isoform X1 encodes MKLLCGITLLALYNAVTSTPRMAGVARCANVWDEGCVSGQLQGAGRDDDFVSGDFSPGKRCAGAGGSACAGGARDSAEQCPAEDVHGEVMMMLMVSSVPSARQLGRPLPARPAARPA; translated from the exons ATGAAGTTGCTGTGCGGAATAACGCTGCTCGCCCTCTACAACGCGGTGACGAGTACGCCGCGGATGGCAG GAGTCGCGCGCTGCGCCAACGTGTGGGACGAGGGCTGCGTGTCGGGCCAGCTGCAGGGCGCCG GGCGCGACGACGACTTCGTGAGCGGCGACTTCAGCCCCGGCAAGCGCTGCGCCGGCGCGGGGGGCTCGGCCTGCGCCGGCGGCGCGCGGGACTCCGCAG AGCaatgtccagcagaggacgtcCATggtgaagtgatgatgatgctgatggtGAGCAGTGTTCCCAGCGCGAGACAGCTGGGGCGACCTCTCCCTGCACGGCCGGCTGCGAGACCTGCTTGA
- the LOC120633623 gene encoding mitochondrial pyruvate carrier 2-like isoform X2, protein MSKVYKAVVAVADRFVPSKLRPLWEHDAGPKTIFFWAPAFKWALVLASLDEYRRPLGKVSTTQSATLAATGLIWTRYCLVIRPINYSLSVCNFSLGLANAVQCFRAYRFQRAARLGAV, encoded by the exons ATGTCGAAAGTGTACAAGGCGGTGGTAGCTGTGGCCGACAGGTTCGTGCCGTCCAAACTGCGGCCGCTGTGGGAGCACGACGCGG GTCCCAAAACCATCTTCTTCTGGGCCCCAGCTTTCAAATGG GCGCTGGTGCTGGCCTCGCTGGACGAGTACCGGCGCCCGCTGGGCAAGGTGTCCACCACGCAGTCGGCCACGCTGGCCGCCACGGGCCTGATCTGGACGCGCTACTGCCTCGTCATCCGGCCCATCAACTACTCGCTGTCGGTGTGCAACTTCTCGCTCGGCCTGGCCAACGCCGTGCAGTGCTTCCGCGCGTACCGCTTCCAGCGAGCCGCGCGGCTGGGCGCCGTGTGA
- the LOC120633896 gene encoding FERM domain-containing protein 4A, with amino-acid sequence MGTSTMGSDLHSDKQDKLLKLQARKKELEQMLSSKNEELYKLCVQEVQLTGVMPPEAPLSPDAPRTRLPSVRSDGADERDGADGSARRLRAPDAEPGSRRHPGHRLSTPAAAGTRVLRRPDTSCSNFFPSPPHERSADTFSMHASHTYPALAPLPPEGARESPHRPHALTEYSNKIYYNSPTEPYGATRLRETHFSSSHPDITAHYAHGPAPPPAPPSGAARHTPLLYQYASHLKAQSQHLGGLNHHHQMQVHSKRRTDGVRRNTLQRTQTYHLTSHSEYSQHLDNILPHYQHRSQPDIQEQPPERRLVERSIPVPNTLPLRERASRLPLHMQLQVSTDELADERRAPHEALSPLSHLSGYSQSNYDSVSMSKFSPLSQMDGKVKEKHWYETSLDSPSRSEGPALRKSASLKRTPSIGNSQTYEIMISSGRHSALQSPGAAHSPPVLSPGAVSLESPQNMTVIEQGKCIPYREETKPFEMSDFYKYSTKFRQANAPKPVAALSAHHSNTVYNKMPLELPPFNHDQWHGYSN; translated from the coding sequence ATGGGTACGAGCACCATGGGCAGCGATCTTCATTCCGACAAGCAGGACAAGCTCCTGAAGCTGCAAGCCAGGAAGAAAGAGCTGGAACAGATGCTCTCTTCCAAGAACGAGGAGCTGTACAAGCTGTGCGTGCAGGAAGTGCAGCTGACCGGAGTCATGCCGCCCGAAGCGCCCCTGAGCCCCGACGCGCCGCGCACGCGCCTGCCCAGCGTGCGCAGCGACGGCGCCGACGAGCGGGACGGCGCCGACGGCTCGGCCCGGCGCCTGCGTGCGCCCGACGCCGAGCCGGGCTCGCGCCGCCACCCGGGCCACCGCCTGTCTACGCCCGCCGCCGCGGGCACCCGGGTGCTGCGCCGCCCCGACACCAGCTGCTCAAACTTCTTCCCGTCGCCGCCGCACGAGCGCAGCGCCGACACCTTCTCTATGCACGCTTCGCACACCTACCCCGCGCTGGCCCCGCTGCCGCCAGAGGGCGCGCGCGAGTCCCCGCACCGCCCCCACGCGCTCACCGAGTACTCTAACAAGATCTACTATAACTCCCCCACCGAGCCCTACGGCGCTACCCGCCTCCGCGAGACACACTTCAGCTCCAGCCACCCCGACATCACCGCGCACTATGCGCACGGCCCCGcaccgccgcccgcgccgccgtCCGGTGCCGCGCGCCACACGCCCCTTCTTTACCAGTACGCGTCGCACTTGAAGGCCCAAAGCCAGCACCTGGGCGGGTTGAACCACCACCATCAGATGCAAGTGCACTCCAAGCGCAGAACGGATGGTGTTCGTAGGAACACACTGCAGCGCACTCAGACTTACCACCTCACCTCCCACAGCGAGTACAGCCAGCACCTGGACAATATCCTGCCGCACTACCAGCACCGGTCGCAGCCCGACATACAGGAGCAGCCCCCGGAGCGCCGGCTCGTGGAGAGGAGCATCCCCGTGCCGAACACGCTGCCACTGCGCGAGCGCGCCTCGCGACTCCCGCTGCACATGCAGCTACAGGTGTCTACGGACGAGCTCGCGGACGAGCGCCGCGCGCCTCACGAAGCGCTCAGCCCTCTCAGCCACTTGTCTGGCTACTCCCAGAGCAACTATGACTCGGTGAGCATGAGCAAGTTTTCTCCATTATCGCAAATGGATGGCAAGGTAAAGGAGAAGCATTGGTATGAGACGTCGCTGGACTCTCCCAGCAGGAGTGAGGGGCCTGCGCTGAGAAAGAGTGCCAGCTTGAAGCGCACACCCAGCATAGGTAACTCTCAAACATATGAAATAATGATCTCTTCGGGACGTCACTCGGCCCTGCAGAGCCCTGGTGCCGCGCACAGCCCGCCCGTGCTGTCGCCCGGTGCTGTTTCGCTGGAGTCGCCCCAGAATATGACTGTCATAGAGCAGGGTAAGTGTATCCCATACCGAGAGGAGACTAAGCCATTTGAGATGTCAGACTTCTATAAATACTCCACTAAGTTCCGGCAGGCCAATGCTCCCAAGCCAGTGGCAGCCCTGTCCGCTCACCACTCTAACACTGTGTACAACAAAATGCCCCTAGAGTTGCCCCCGTTCAACCACGACCAGTGGCATGGATACAGTAActga